One region of Acropora muricata isolate sample 2 chromosome 13, ASM3666990v1, whole genome shotgun sequence genomic DNA includes:
- the LOC136896924 gene encoding succinate--CoA ligase [GDP-forming] subunit beta, mitochondrial-like: MNTRYFSCPLNRACVYSCLADFKMAAISRSRNFTSFCRKCACISSKFRPQSPQTGAVALIQTRWLNLQEYQSKTLMADNGLHVQRFKVTDNAKEAVQIAKELNVKEFVVKAQILAGGRGKGSFSSGLKSGVHVTQDANKVGELIEDMVGYNLTTPQTLPSGVLVKKVMVAESYDIARETYLAILMDRNSQGPVIVASPKGGVDIEEVAKETPEHIHKVAIDIFKGIQDTDAKYLAEKLEFKGPLLDEAAKQIKLLYKLFLKVDATQVEINPFGETLDGKVVCFDAKFNFDDSAKFRQRDVFAMDDESESDPREVEAGKHALNYISLDGDIACLVNGAGLAMATMDIIKLYGGSPANFLDLGGGVQEEGVFQAFNIVTKDPRVKSILVNIFGGIVDCSIVANGITSAYKRLNVKVPVVVRLEGRNVKAAKDILTKSGMPLIPADDMDDAAKKVVDSLTS; the protein is encoded by the exons ATGAACACACGATATTTCAGCTGTCCCCTAAACAGAGCATGCGTATATTCATGTCTCGCcgatttcaagatggcggccattTCACGTTCGCGAAACTTTACATCATTTTGCCGTAAATGTGCCTGCATATCTAGCAAATTTAGGCCCCAATCTCCACAG ACAGGTGCTGTAGCACTCATTCAAACACGGTGGCTGAATTTGCAAGAATATCAAAGCAAGACATTAATGGCCGACAATGGGCTTCATGTGCAGAGATTTAAAGTGACAGACAACGCTAAAGAAGCTGTGCAGATTGCGAAAGAACTTA ATGTGAAAGAGTTTGTAGTGAAAGCACAAATTCTTGCTGGTGGAAGAGGAAAAGGGTCCTTTAGTAGTGGCCTGAAAAGTGGTGTTCACGTAACACAGGA TGCAAACAAGGTTGGAGAACTGATTGAAGACATGGTGGGGTACAACTTGACAACACCACAGACACTGCCAAGTGGAGTGCTGGTCAAAAAG GTGATGGTTGCAGAAAGTTATGATATAGCTCGTGAGACGTACTTGGCAATTCTAATGGACAGAAATTCTCAAGGACCAGTGATTGTGGCAAGTCCCAAGGGAGGCGTTGACATCGAGGAGGTTGCCAAGGAGACGCCTGAACACATACACAAG GTGGCAATAGACATTTTTAAAGGAATTCAAGATACTGATGCAAAATACCTGGCAGAGAAGTTGGAGTTTAAAGGACCACTGCTTGATGAG GCTGCTAAACAGATCAAATTGCTTTATAAACTTTTCCTAAAAGTAGATGCCACCCAAGTAGAAATTAATCCCTTTGGAGAAACCCTGGATGGAAAAG TTGTGTGCTTCGACGCCAAGTTTAACTTCGATGACAGCGCTAAATTCCGCCAACGGGACGTGTTTGCGATGGACGATGAAAGCGAAAGTGACCCGCGGGAAGTTGAAGCAGGGAAACACGCCCTGAATTATATTAGTTTGGACGGAGACATTGCCTGTCTTG tCAATGGCGCAGGCCTCGCAATGGCAACAATGGACATAATCAAACTCTATGGGGGTAGCCCTGCTAACTTCCTTGACTTAGGGGGTGGAGTACAGGAGGAAGGTGTATTTCAAGCTTTCAACATCGTGACTAAAGATCCAAGG GTCAAATCAATCTTAGTCAATATATTCGGTGGAATTGTTGATTGTTCGATTGTCGCCAATGGAATTACTTCAGCGTACAAGAGGCTTAACGTGAAAGTCCCCGTCGTAGTTCGGCTTGAAG GCAGAAATGTGAAAGCGGCCAAAGACATTCTAACTAAGAGCGGCATGCCGCTGATACCAGCAGATGATATGGACGACGCTGCGAAAAAAGTCGTCGATAGCCTTACAAGCTGA
- the LOC136896923 gene encoding monocarboxylate transporter 4-like isoform X1, whose amino-acid sequence MILLPASGAMLVDFESSRSEFCDSLTFIRQFFCESECFRRRESLEVCTVPGFEMMQTDRSIVSDDSSSEKMNNCSVKNPQPDSCWSWVVCVACAISNTIIVGIIISYGIIFPTLLEEFKKGKAITALVGSLAMVGLGIYSTLVAKVYNRWGPRITVTIGAFICTSAILATSQCNSIYLLLLTYGVIFGFGSCFIFLPSFLVIPRYFIKRRSLAVGIITMGVGGSLLVTSPIIKALLDALGWRKMFMVLAGFVALTIPLVFTIQTLPPEVAEEQLDDDTAEGFFEGVRSVVQNRRFAIIFLSMNLFYIVIYVPSVHMVSYCEDLKISRSQASKLYLYSGLMSMICRPLIGWVCDVKCIDAVYIYQLVAGIDGVATLLLPLARRYFHFVLYFIVYGLTEGAVGCSSCIAILSCFTSKKRSLAFGLTCMVSASMAAAGPPLAGLLADEVGSYEPAFYMTGTVMLIAALVIFLIPLIRSSTQSREAVFEELIIAEKCTVV is encoded by the exons ATGATATTGTTGCCGGCTAGTGGTGCAATGCTTGTGGACTTTGAATCATCTCGCAGTGAGTTTTGCGATAGTTTGACATTTATCAGGCAGTTCTTCTGTGAAAG TGAATGCTTCAGAAGGCGGGAATCACTTGAAGTTTGTACGGTGCCAG GATTCGAGATGATGCAAACAGATCGTAGTATTGTTTCTGATGATTCTTCTTCCGAAAAGATGAACAACTGCTCTGTAAAGAACCCGCAGCCAGATTCCTGTTGGTCGTGGGTTGTTTGCGTGGCATGTGCTATTTCCAACACGATCATTGTTGGCATAATTATCAGCTATGGCATCATATTTCCAACTCTCTTAGAAGAattcaaaaaaggaaaagcaataACAG CTTTGGTTGGCTCGTTAGCTATGGTTGGTCTCGGGATTTACAGTACGCTTGTTGCAAAGGTTTATAATCGCTGGGGCCCACGTATCACAGTTACCATCGGGGCTTTTATATGCACAAGTGCCATACTAGCAACTTCACAATGCAACAGTATCTATCTCTTGCTATTGACCTACGGCGTCATCTTCGGGTTTGGTTCGTGCTTCATCTTCCTTCCTTCATTTTTGGTCATCCCCAGGTACTTTATCAAAAGACGCTCCTTAGCAGTAGGGATCATTACTATGGGCGTTGGTGGGAGCTTGTTAGTAACAAGCCCCATTATTAAGGCCCTTCTTGATGCGCTTGGATGGCGGAAAATGTTTATGGTCCTCGCTGGGTTTGTGGCTCTAACGATTCCACTTGTCTTTACTATTCAAACTCTACCTCCAGAAGTAGCGGAAGAGCAATTGGACGATGACACCGCAGAGGGATTTTTCGAAGGAGTGCGGTCGGTTGTTCAAAACCGACGCTTTGCTATCatatttctttcaatgaacCTTTTCTACATTGTGATTTATGTTCCTTCAGTACATATG GTTAGCTATTGCGAAGATTTGAAAATATCTAGATCTCAAGCCTCTAAACTGTACCTATACAGTGGGCTGATGTCAATGATATGCCGACCTTTGATTGGCTGGGTGTGTGACGTAAAGTGTATCGACGCTGTGTACATTTACCAACTGGTGGCAGGAATTGATGGAGTCGCCACTCTTCTCCTTCCATTAGCAAGACGTTACTTCCATTTTGTGCTGTATTTTATAGTTTACGGACTCACCGAGGGAGCCGTGGGATGCTCTTCTTGTATCGCGATTCTTTCGTGTTTTACGAGCAAGAAGAGATCACTAGCATTCGGACTTACTTGTATGGTCAGTGCTTCTATGGCTGCGGCCGGGCCTCCTTTGGCAG GTCTCTTGGCTGACGAAGTGGGGTCGTATGAACCAGCATTTTACATGACAGGAACAGTGATGCTTATAGCCGCCTTAGTTATATTTCTTATTCCTCTAATTCGATCATCAACACAAAGCAGAGAGGCTGTCTTTGAAGAGCTGATAATTGCTGAAAAATGTACAGTTGTTTGA
- the LOC136896925 gene encoding carboxypeptidase A2-like isoform X1, which produces MKPLVFQLVLLVFSSVVLAGEKVLRIIPRNDEDVDFLSSLQDDQDFDLDFWKAPHRPGLAVDVQVNEDAYKNITVKLKEKSLQFQIIIMDVKKLMDEQNLVESTRGIASDFYSKYHPLDEIVKELYNLQNQNPVMTEVFSVGKSYEGREQLAIKLRGKESPNKKTFFMNCGIHAREWVSPATCMYVIKQIVSKYGKDESVTNLLDKMDFIIMPVLNVDGYVFSWSGPGNRMWRKTRKPNYGTSCIGTDPNRNWGHKWGAPGASRNPCRDDYRGSRPFSEVEVRNVASFLSLLSRQRKIAGYMDIHAYSQLWMTPWGYTKYPTRDHNELMRVSKAAVTAIRQAGYGTYYKYGPSSVIIYKNSGGSKDYTYGVLKIKYSFALELRDRGKYGFLLPANQIIPTAQEAFQGIKAMAKEMRL; this is translated from the exons ATGAAGCCTCTAGTTTTTCAACTCGTTCTTCTTGTGTTCTCTTCAGTGGTTCTTGCTGG GGAAAAGGTCCTACGAATCATTCCAAGAAATGACGAAGACGTGGACTTTTTATCTTCACTACAAGATGATCAGGATTTCGAT CTCGATTTCTGGAAAGCACCACATCGACCAGGCCTAGCAGTAGACGTTCAAGTGAACGAAGATGCGTACAAGAATATTACCGTCAAGTTGAAGGAGAAAAGTTTGCAATTCCAAATTATCATTATGGATGTCAAGAAACTCATGGATGAGCAAAACCTTGTTGAGTCGACCCGCGGGATAGCGAGCGACTTTTACAGCAAATATCATCCTTTGGACGAG attgttAAGGAGTTATACAATCTACAAAACCAGAATCCTGTAATGACTGAAGTTTTCAGTGTGGGAAAGTCATACGAGGGAAGGGAGCAGTTAGCTATCAAG CTTAGAGGAAAGGAATCACCCaacaaaaaaacctttttcATGAATTGTGGAATCCACGCTCGTGAGTGGGTATCGCCAGCAACGTGCATGTACGTCATCAAACAG ATTGTATCCAAATATGGCAAAGACGAAAGCGTCACAAACTTGTTGGACAAAATGGACTTCATCATTATGCCAGTTCTTAATGTTGACGGATACGTGTTTTCATGG AGTGGTCCCGGAAACAGAATGTGGAGGAAGACTCGCAAACCTAACTATGGTACTAGTTGCATTGGAACAGATCCAAACAGGAACTGGGGTCACAAATGGGGAG CTCCAGGTGCCAGCAGAAATCCTTGTCGCGATGACTATCGAGGCTCTCGTCCATTTTCCGAGGTAGAAGTGCGCAACGTTGCCAGTTTCTTGAGTTTGCTGAGCCGACAGCGCAAAATTGCAGGTTACATGGATATCCATGCCTACAGCCAACTCTGGATGACCCCCTGGGGATACACAAAATATCCAACACGTGACCATAATGAACTG atgcGGGTGAGCAAGGCTGCTGTCACAGCAATTAGACAAGCAGGCTATGGAACGTATTATAAATATGGGCCATCGTCTGTCATCATTT ATAAGAACTCTGGGGGAAGCAAGGATTACACATATggtgttttgaaaatcaaatattCTTTTGCCCTTGAATTAAGAGATCGAGGAAAATATGGGTTTTTGCTtccagccaatcaaatcattccAACGGCACAGGAAGCGTTCCAAGGAATTAAGGCTATGGCGAAGGAAATGAGACTTTAG
- the LOC136896925 gene encoding carboxypeptidase A2-like isoform X2: protein MESVDFQRNNLMSFRSKQMEKVLRIIPRNDEDVDFLSSLQDDQDFDLDFWKAPHRPGLAVDVQVNEDAYKNITVKLKEKSLQFQIIIMDVKKLMDEQNLVESTRGIASDFYSKYHPLDEIVKELYNLQNQNPVMTEVFSVGKSYEGREQLAIKLRGKESPNKKTFFMNCGIHAREWVSPATCMYVIKQIVSKYGKDESVTNLLDKMDFIIMPVLNVDGYVFSWSGPGNRMWRKTRKPNYGTSCIGTDPNRNWGHKWGAPGASRNPCRDDYRGSRPFSEVEVRNVASFLSLLSRQRKIAGYMDIHAYSQLWMTPWGYTKYPTRDHNELMRVSKAAVTAIRQAGYGTYYKYGPSSVIIYKNSGGSKDYTYGVLKIKYSFALELRDRGKYGFLLPANQIIPTAQEAFQGIKAMAKEMRL from the exons GGAAAAGGTCCTACGAATCATTCCAAGAAATGACGAAGACGTGGACTTTTTATCTTCACTACAAGATGATCAGGATTTCGAT CTCGATTTCTGGAAAGCACCACATCGACCAGGCCTAGCAGTAGACGTTCAAGTGAACGAAGATGCGTACAAGAATATTACCGTCAAGTTGAAGGAGAAAAGTTTGCAATTCCAAATTATCATTATGGATGTCAAGAAACTCATGGATGAGCAAAACCTTGTTGAGTCGACCCGCGGGATAGCGAGCGACTTTTACAGCAAATATCATCCTTTGGACGAG attgttAAGGAGTTATACAATCTACAAAACCAGAATCCTGTAATGACTGAAGTTTTCAGTGTGGGAAAGTCATACGAGGGAAGGGAGCAGTTAGCTATCAAG CTTAGAGGAAAGGAATCACCCaacaaaaaaacctttttcATGAATTGTGGAATCCACGCTCGTGAGTGGGTATCGCCAGCAACGTGCATGTACGTCATCAAACAG ATTGTATCCAAATATGGCAAAGACGAAAGCGTCACAAACTTGTTGGACAAAATGGACTTCATCATTATGCCAGTTCTTAATGTTGACGGATACGTGTTTTCATGG AGTGGTCCCGGAAACAGAATGTGGAGGAAGACTCGCAAACCTAACTATGGTACTAGTTGCATTGGAACAGATCCAAACAGGAACTGGGGTCACAAATGGGGAG CTCCAGGTGCCAGCAGAAATCCTTGTCGCGATGACTATCGAGGCTCTCGTCCATTTTCCGAGGTAGAAGTGCGCAACGTTGCCAGTTTCTTGAGTTTGCTGAGCCGACAGCGCAAAATTGCAGGTTACATGGATATCCATGCCTACAGCCAACTCTGGATGACCCCCTGGGGATACACAAAATATCCAACACGTGACCATAATGAACTG atgcGGGTGAGCAAGGCTGCTGTCACAGCAATTAGACAAGCAGGCTATGGAACGTATTATAAATATGGGCCATCGTCTGTCATCATTT ATAAGAACTCTGGGGGAAGCAAGGATTACACATATggtgttttgaaaatcaaatattCTTTTGCCCTTGAATTAAGAGATCGAGGAAAATATGGGTTTTTGCTtccagccaatcaaatcattccAACGGCACAGGAAGCGTTCCAAGGAATTAAGGCTATGGCGAAGGAAATGAGACTTTAG
- the LOC136896923 gene encoding monocarboxylate transporter 4-like isoform X2: protein MILLPASGAMLVDFESSRSEFCDSLTFIRQFFCESECFRRRESLEVCTVPALVGSLAMVGLGIYSTLVAKVYNRWGPRITVTIGAFICTSAILATSQCNSIYLLLLTYGVIFGFGSCFIFLPSFLVIPRYFIKRRSLAVGIITMGVGGSLLVTSPIIKALLDALGWRKMFMVLAGFVALTIPLVFTIQTLPPEVAEEQLDDDTAEGFFEGVRSVVQNRRFAIIFLSMNLFYIVIYVPSVHMVSYCEDLKISRSQASKLYLYSGLMSMICRPLIGWVCDVKCIDAVYIYQLVAGIDGVATLLLPLARRYFHFVLYFIVYGLTEGAVGCSSCIAILSCFTSKKRSLAFGLTCMVSASMAAAGPPLAGLLADEVGSYEPAFYMTGTVMLIAALVIFLIPLIRSSTQSREAVFEELIIAEKCTVV from the exons ATGATATTGTTGCCGGCTAGTGGTGCAATGCTTGTGGACTTTGAATCATCTCGCAGTGAGTTTTGCGATAGTTTGACATTTATCAGGCAGTTCTTCTGTGAAAG TGAATGCTTCAGAAGGCGGGAATCACTTGAAGTTTGTACGGTGCCAG CTTTGGTTGGCTCGTTAGCTATGGTTGGTCTCGGGATTTACAGTACGCTTGTTGCAAAGGTTTATAATCGCTGGGGCCCACGTATCACAGTTACCATCGGGGCTTTTATATGCACAAGTGCCATACTAGCAACTTCACAATGCAACAGTATCTATCTCTTGCTATTGACCTACGGCGTCATCTTCGGGTTTGGTTCGTGCTTCATCTTCCTTCCTTCATTTTTGGTCATCCCCAGGTACTTTATCAAAAGACGCTCCTTAGCAGTAGGGATCATTACTATGGGCGTTGGTGGGAGCTTGTTAGTAACAAGCCCCATTATTAAGGCCCTTCTTGATGCGCTTGGATGGCGGAAAATGTTTATGGTCCTCGCTGGGTTTGTGGCTCTAACGATTCCACTTGTCTTTACTATTCAAACTCTACCTCCAGAAGTAGCGGAAGAGCAATTGGACGATGACACCGCAGAGGGATTTTTCGAAGGAGTGCGGTCGGTTGTTCAAAACCGACGCTTTGCTATCatatttctttcaatgaacCTTTTCTACATTGTGATTTATGTTCCTTCAGTACATATG GTTAGCTATTGCGAAGATTTGAAAATATCTAGATCTCAAGCCTCTAAACTGTACCTATACAGTGGGCTGATGTCAATGATATGCCGACCTTTGATTGGCTGGGTGTGTGACGTAAAGTGTATCGACGCTGTGTACATTTACCAACTGGTGGCAGGAATTGATGGAGTCGCCACTCTTCTCCTTCCATTAGCAAGACGTTACTTCCATTTTGTGCTGTATTTTATAGTTTACGGACTCACCGAGGGAGCCGTGGGATGCTCTTCTTGTATCGCGATTCTTTCGTGTTTTACGAGCAAGAAGAGATCACTAGCATTCGGACTTACTTGTATGGTCAGTGCTTCTATGGCTGCGGCCGGGCCTCCTTTGGCAG GTCTCTTGGCTGACGAAGTGGGGTCGTATGAACCAGCATTTTACATGACAGGAACAGTGATGCTTATAGCCGCCTTAGTTATATTTCTTATTCCTCTAATTCGATCATCAACACAAAGCAGAGAGGCTGTCTTTGAAGAGCTGATAATTGCTGAAAAATGTACAGTTGTTTGA